A single Bosea sp. PAMC 26642 DNA region contains:
- a CDS encoding DUF6468 domain-containing protein, translated as MTITLIADALVASLLVATIITCYILAKRIERLKSDESSMRQTIGALITATDTAERAIAGLKLTLGDCDRTLAERLRTAERYAADLAAQVEAGQSVMERITQIVSAATLVTQKPAQEAAKVSTEPTPISRMTSAAQSAAAIRARAARRLEEQAA; from the coding sequence ATGACCATCACCCTCATCGCCGATGCCCTGGTCGCGAGCCTGCTCGTCGCGACGATCATCACCTGCTACATCCTCGCCAAGCGGATCGAGCGGCTGAAATCGGATGAATCCTCGATGCGCCAGACCATCGGCGCGCTGATCACCGCCACCGACACCGCCGAACGCGCCATCGCCGGCCTGAAGCTGACGCTGGGCGACTGCGACCGCACGCTCGCCGAGCGGCTGCGCACCGCCGAGCGCTACGCGGCCGATCTCGCAGCTCAGGTCGAGGCCGGCCAGAGCGTGATGGAGCGCATCACCCAGATCGTCAGCGCCGCCACGCTCGTGACGCAGAAGCCGGCGCAGGAAGCCGCCAAGGTCTCGACCGAGCCGACCCCGATCTCGCGCATGACCAGCGCCGCGCAGTCGGCCGCCGCGATCCGCGCCCGCGCCGCCCGCCGCCTGGAGGAGCAGGCTGCGTGA
- the flgA gene encoding flagellar basal body P-ring formation chaperone FlgA: MTRAFTRTIALVLGAATLSGPVMAASPRPAPVATAALTPEQAATAAAPVPHRLYLRPELTLHRDLVTFGDLIGGLSAAMAVTPAFRAPALGETGTIQVARIQEAARASGVIGDIADLDSQGHAQVVVTRAARKIMASDIEAAVKTGLTERFGVDGRAFALAIDGGAPAIAVEPDLTGEIAILDLTYDARTRRLQARLAVPGSAAMRLKPVRIAGQLVETVDVVVPRRAIARGETLTKADIVIERRARDGQAGELIADARGAIDKVARRALMAGMPLRNGDVQREEIVGKGDIVTIVYETPGLLISMRGRSSEAGAMGDVVSVSNPQSKRVLQGTVSGPGRVSVQASPSGRIASAQ, encoded by the coding sequence ATGACCCGCGCCTTCACCCGCACGATCGCTCTCGTCCTCGGTGCCGCCACGCTGAGCGGCCCCGTCATGGCCGCCTCGCCACGGCCCGCGCCCGTCGCAACTGCGGCGCTGACGCCCGAGCAGGCGGCGACTGCCGCCGCGCCAGTTCCGCACCGGCTCTATCTGCGCCCGGAGCTGACGCTGCATCGCGATCTCGTCACCTTCGGCGATCTCATCGGCGGCCTGTCGGCGGCGATGGCGGTGACGCCGGCCTTCCGGGCGCCTGCGCTCGGCGAGACTGGAACGATCCAGGTCGCGCGCATCCAGGAGGCGGCCCGCGCCAGCGGCGTCATCGGCGATATCGCCGACCTCGACAGCCAGGGCCATGCCCAGGTCGTGGTGACGCGGGCGGCGCGCAAGATCATGGCCTCCGACATTGAGGCGGCCGTGAAGACCGGGCTGACCGAGCGCTTCGGCGTCGACGGGCGCGCCTTTGCGCTGGCGATCGACGGCGGTGCGCCGGCGATCGCGGTCGAGCCCGACCTAACCGGCGAGATCGCCATCCTCGACCTGACCTATGATGCGCGCACGCGCCGGCTGCAGGCGAGGCTCGCCGTGCCGGGCAGCGCCGCGATGCGGCTGAAGCCTGTGCGGATCGCCGGACAACTCGTCGAGACCGTCGATGTCGTCGTGCCCAGGCGCGCCATCGCGCGCGGCGAGACCCTGACGAAGGCCGATATCGTGATCGAGCGGCGGGCGCGCGACGGGCAGGCGGGCGAGCTCATCGCCGATGCGCGCGGCGCGATCGACAAGGTCGCGCGCCGGGCGCTGATGGCCGGGATGCCGCTGCGCAATGGCGACGTCCAGCGCGAGGAGATCGTCGGCAAGGGCGACATCGTCACCATCGTCTACGAGACGCCCGGCCTGCTGATCAGCATGCGCGGCCGCTCCAGCGAGGCCGGCGCCATGGGCGACGTCGTCTCCGTCTCCAATCCGCAATCCAAGCGCGTGCTGCAGGGCACGGTCAGCGGTCCCGGGCGGGTTTCCGTCCAGGCATCGCCGTCCGGCCGCATCGCCAGCGCTCAGTAA
- the fliL gene encoding flagellar basal body-associated protein FliL, which produces MAKKPKKSEDEAEGGEEAPKGGKKKLIMIGGGVALLAVLGGGWFFFFKKPSAEQLAAIEAAKNVKKPVAFVEMKDMMIGISSGGQQDRQPIMKIKVVLEIADAKVSDEIKPLLPRVEDAFQVFMRELRPSDLEGSAGMYRLKEELLRRVNVTVYPAKIDAVLFKELLVQ; this is translated from the coding sequence ATGGCCAAGAAGCCGAAGAAGAGCGAAGACGAGGCCGAGGGCGGCGAAGAGGCCCCCAAGGGCGGCAAGAAGAAGCTGATCATGATCGGCGGCGGCGTCGCCCTGCTCGCGGTGCTCGGCGGCGGCTGGTTCTTCTTTTTCAAGAAGCCCTCGGCGGAACAGCTCGCCGCGATCGAGGCGGCCAAGAACGTCAAGAAGCCCGTCGCCTTCGTCGAGATGAAGGACATGATGATCGGCATCTCGTCGGGCGGCCAGCAGGACCGCCAACCGATCATGAAGATCAAGGTGGTGCTCGAGATCGCCGACGCGAAAGTCTCCGACGAAATAAAGCCGCTTCTGCCGCGCGTCGAGGACGCCTTCCAGGTCTTCATGCGCGAGCTGCGCCCCTCGGACCTCGAAGGCTCGGCCGGCATGTACCGGCTGAAGGAGGAGCTGCTGCGCCGCGTCAACGTCACGGTCTATCCGGCCAAGATCGACGCCGTGCTGTTCAAGGAACTGCTGGTCCAGTGA
- the flgF gene encoding flagellar basal-body rod protein FlgF, translating to MENALLVGLSRQMALARELDVIANNVANTGTNGFKARSARFEEFISPKASADSFQPRDRKLSYVIDKGTPIDLTQGALERTGNPLDVALRGDNYLVVQTPNGERYTRAGSLAVNAQGQLVTQTGMPVLGEGGPILFGPGETDAKIAADGSVSSDQGVRGKLRQVRFDNPRALVSDGNNLFSSPSAALPAGPLARVEPGAIESSNVKAVIEMTRLMEVQRSYQGIANMISKADELRSRAITRLADQQA from the coding sequence GTGGAGAACGCGCTTCTCGTCGGCCTGTCGCGTCAGATGGCTCTGGCGCGCGAGCTTGATGTCATCGCCAACAACGTCGCCAACACCGGCACGAACGGCTTCAAGGCGCGTTCGGCGCGCTTCGAGGAGTTCATCTCGCCGAAGGCGAGCGCCGACAGCTTCCAGCCGCGCGACCGCAAGCTGTCCTACGTCATCGACAAGGGCACGCCGATCGATCTGACGCAGGGTGCGCTGGAGCGCACCGGAAACCCGCTGGACGTGGCGCTGCGCGGCGACAACTATCTCGTGGTGCAGACGCCCAATGGCGAGCGCTACACCCGCGCCGGTTCGCTGGCGGTGAACGCCCAGGGCCAGCTCGTGACGCAGACCGGCATGCCGGTTCTGGGCGAGGGCGGCCCGATCCTGTTCGGCCCCGGCGAGACCGATGCCAAAATCGCTGCGGACGGCTCGGTCTCCAGCGACCAGGGTGTGCGCGGCAAGCTGCGTCAGGTCCGCTTCGACAATCCCAGGGCCCTGGTCAGCGACGGCAACAACCTGTTCTCGTCGCCTAGTGCCGCATTGCCGGCGGGGCCTCTGGCCCGCGTCGAGCCCGGCGCGATCGAGAGCTCCAACGTCAAGGCGGTGATCGAGATGACCCGGCTGATGGAGGTCCAGCGCTCCTATCAGGGCATCGCGAACATGATCTCGAAAGCCGATGAACTGCGCAGCCGGGCGATCACGCGCCTGGCCGACCAACAAGCCTGA
- the flgH gene encoding flagellar basal body L-ring protein FlgH: MTSRTLLKLSGVLAVTVALGACGAADRLANVGAQPALSPIEDPTASKGYKPVQMPMPAMEHASFAPNSLWRTGSRAFFKDQRARLVGDLVTVKVKVTDRAQLDNTTKRSRKSGEDVGAENFLGFENKLDNVLPNGAKAGSLLKLDSEGTHEGSGSVRRAEQLTTNVAAVVTQTLPNGNLVIEGKQEIRVNFEVRELIVAGVIRPEDIESDNTVDSSKIAQARIAYGGRGQITDVQQPRYGQQVMDILLPF, translated from the coding sequence ATGACCTCCAGAACCCTTCTCAAGCTCTCCGGCGTGCTCGCCGTCACAGTCGCGCTCGGCGCCTGCGGCGCGGCCGACCGTCTCGCCAATGTCGGCGCGCAGCCGGCGCTCTCGCCGATCGAGGATCCGACCGCGAGCAAGGGCTACAAGCCCGTCCAGATGCCGATGCCGGCGATGGAGCACGCCTCCTTCGCGCCCAACTCGCTCTGGCGGACGGGCTCGCGCGCCTTCTTCAAGGACCAGCGCGCCAGGCTCGTCGGCGACCTCGTCACCGTCAAGGTCAAGGTCACCGACCGGGCGCAGCTCGACAACACCACCAAGCGCAGCCGCAAGAGCGGCGAGGACGTGGGCGCAGAGAACTTCCTCGGCTTCGAGAACAAGCTCGACAACGTCCTGCCCAACGGCGCCAAGGCCGGCTCCCTGCTCAAGCTCGATTCAGAGGGGACGCATGAGGGCTCGGGCTCGGTGCGCCGGGCCGAGCAGCTGACGACGAACGTCGCCGCCGTGGTGACGCAGACCCTGCCCAACGGCAATCTCGTGATCGAGGGCAAGCAGGAGATCCGGGTCAATTTCGAGGTGCGCGAGCTGATCGTGGCCGGCGTGATCCGGCCCGAGGACATCGAATCCGACAACACCGTCGATTCGAGCAAGATCGCCCAGGCCCGCATCGCCTATGGCGGCCGCGGCCAGATCACCGACGTCCAGCAGCCACGCTACGGCCAGCAGGTGATGGACATCCTGCTGCCGTTCTGA
- the flgG gene encoding flagellar basal-body rod protein FlgG — MRALQTAATGMMAQELNVQVISNNIANVRTTGYKRQRAHFQDLLYENFRRAGSATSDQNTQVPAGTFIGGGVKTVSTGRVMTQGNITPTEKQYDVAIRGEGLFRIRMPDGRTAYSRDGSFDLDSQGQLVTRDGYQVEPGITIPNNATGVSINALGTVEVTVPGQTAPQQLGQIQLARFINKVGLESIGDNLFVETAASGQAIDGFGGGEGFGTLQQNYLEEGNVQAVTELTSLIAAQRAYEMNSKVITAADQMMSATTQMFRG, encoded by the coding sequence ATGCGCGCTCTGCAGACAGCCGCCACCGGCATGATGGCCCAGGAACTCAACGTCCAGGTCATCTCCAACAATATCGCCAACGTGCGCACCACCGGCTACAAGCGCCAGCGCGCGCATTTCCAGGATCTTCTCTACGAGAACTTCCGCCGCGCCGGCAGCGCGACCTCCGACCAGAATACGCAGGTGCCTGCGGGAACCTTCATCGGCGGCGGCGTCAAGACGGTCTCGACCGGCCGCGTCATGACCCAGGGCAACATCACGCCGACCGAAAAGCAGTACGACGTCGCCATCCGGGGCGAGGGCCTGTTCCGGATCCGGATGCCCGACGGGCGCACCGCCTATTCGCGCGACGGCTCGTTCGATCTCGATTCGCAAGGGCAGCTCGTCACGCGCGACGGCTATCAGGTCGAGCCGGGGATCACGATTCCCAACAACGCGACCGGCGTCAGCATCAATGCGCTGGGCACTGTCGAGGTCACGGTCCCGGGCCAGACCGCGCCACAGCAGCTCGGCCAGATCCAGCTCGCCCGCTTCATCAACAAGGTCGGGCTGGAATCGATCGGCGACAACCTGTTCGTCGAGACGGCCGCCTCCGGCCAGGCGATCGACGGCTTCGGCGGCGGCGAGGGTTTCGGCACGCTGCAGCAGAACTACCTCGAAGAAGGCAACGTCCAGGCCGTCACCGAGCTGACCTCGCTGATCGCGGCGCAGCGCGCCTATGAGATGAACTCCAAGGTCATCACCGCCGCCGACCAGATGATGTCGGCGACGACCCAGATGTTCCGCGGCTGA
- a CDS encoding MotE family protein, whose translation MIERPRLIPAVILGAMSLLALKLLAWTSEPYPGRIPASGPVLAARAAPAPQPEKWAFAKVIARAHAPDTFMDPETTGSNPAPEPKKEHEKGEAEAKAEAARAANPLNKAGVINGTAAPVSPGERAVLERLGERRDEIDARMRELEMRERLLDSAEKKLDGRVGDLKALEEKVEGPKARGNEDETKAVKNLVIMYEAMKPKEAARVFDRLGLDVLVPVVQQMNPRKMSEVLAAMSPERAEKLTVALATTARGPGIERAAADLAPLGGNELQAITPSPRR comes from the coding sequence GTGATCGAACGGCCCCGCCTCATCCCGGCTGTGATCCTCGGCGCCATGAGCCTCCTGGCGCTGAAGCTGCTCGCCTGGACGTCGGAGCCCTATCCCGGCAGAATTCCTGCCAGCGGCCCTGTTCTGGCCGCACGCGCCGCGCCGGCACCGCAGCCGGAAAAATGGGCTTTCGCCAAGGTCATCGCACGCGCCCACGCCCCGGACACCTTTATGGATCCGGAGACCACGGGATCCAATCCCGCCCCCGAACCCAAGAAGGAACACGAGAAGGGGGAAGCAGAGGCCAAGGCCGAAGCGGCTCGCGCCGCCAACCCGCTGAACAAGGCCGGCGTCATCAACGGCACGGCCGCGCCGGTCTCGCCGGGCGAACGCGCGGTGCTCGAACGCCTCGGCGAGCGGCGCGACGAGATCGACGCCAGGATGCGCGAACTCGAGATGCGCGAACGCCTGCTCGACAGTGCGGAGAAGAAGCTCGACGGTCGCGTCGGCGACCTGAAAGCGCTGGAGGAGAAGGTCGAGGGTCCCAAGGCCCGCGGCAACGAGGACGAGACCAAGGCCGTCAAGAATCTGGTCATCATGTATGAAGCGATGAAGCCCAAGGAGGCCGCGCGCGTCTTCGACCGGCTCGGGCTCGATGTCCTGGTGCCGGTCGTACAGCAGATGAACCCGCGCAAGATGTCCGAGGTGCTGGCGGCGATGTCGCCCGAACGCGCCGAGAAGCTGACCGTCGCGCTGGCCACGACCGCGCGCGGTCCCGGCATCGAGCGCGCAGCCGCCGACCTCGCCCCTCTCGGCGGCAACGAACTTCAGGCGATCACGCCCTCCCCGCGCCGTTGA
- the fliP gene encoding flagellar type III secretion system pore protein FliP (The bacterial flagellar biogenesis protein FliP forms a type III secretion system (T3SS)-type pore required for flagellar assembly.), whose translation MTGLAISVLLADLASAQTLSLDLGQGGGVAERALQLVAIITVLSLAPSILIMVTSFTRIAVVLSLLRSALGTQTAPPNAVIVGLALFLTGFVMAPTLREAYSAAIEPLVAGQIQPQEAYNRGVVPFKTFMLRHVREKDLQLFMEMSREPVPATPQDVQIQILVPAFMISELRRAFEIGFLLFVPFLIIDLVVASILMSVGMMMLPPVTVALPFKLIFFVLVDGWGLVAGSLVKSYGV comes from the coding sequence ATCACCGGCCTGGCGATCTCCGTCTTGCTGGCCGATCTTGCCTCCGCGCAGACGCTGTCGCTCGATCTCGGGCAGGGCGGGGGCGTCGCCGAGCGGGCGCTGCAACTCGTCGCGATCATTACGGTTTTGTCGCTGGCGCCGTCGATCCTGATCATGGTGACGTCGTTTACGCGGATCGCGGTGGTGCTGTCGCTGCTGCGCTCGGCGCTGGGCACGCAGACCGCGCCGCCCAATGCCGTGATCGTCGGGCTTGCCCTGTTCCTGACCGGCTTCGTCATGGCGCCGACACTGCGTGAGGCCTATTCGGCGGCGATCGAGCCGCTGGTCGCCGGGCAGATCCAGCCGCAGGAGGCCTATAATCGCGGCGTCGTGCCGTTCAAGACGTTCATGCTGCGCCATGTCCGCGAGAAGGATCTGCAGCTGTTCATGGAGATGTCGCGCGAGCCGGTGCCGGCGACACCGCAGGACGTCCAGATCCAGATTTTGGTGCCTGCCTTCATGATCTCGGAGCTGAGGCGCGCCTTCGAGATCGGCTTCCTGCTGTTCGTGCCGTTCCTGATCATCGACCTCGTCGTCGCCTCGATCCTGATGTCGGTGGGCATGATGATGCTGCCGCCGGTCACGGTGGCGCTGCCGTTCAAGCTGATCTTCTTCGTGCTGGTCGACGGCTGGGGGCTGGTGGCAGGCTCGCTGGTGAAGAGCTACGGGGTCTGA
- the fliM gene encoding flagellar motor switch protein FliM, with product MSNDDLNRAGGAPKDEPLTPEGMAAEWATMPDTMEDDGEPEGGTDRLMSQEEIDTMLGFSAGDDRDARNGIQAIVDSGSVSYERLPMLEIIFERLVRLLSTSLRNFFTDNVEVSLESIRSVRFGDYINSISLPSMLSVFKAEEWDNFGLITIDSSLIYSVLDTMFGGKRGQPAPRIDGRPFTSIEINMLKRVIALILSDAEAAFHPLSPVRFTVDRIESNPRFVSISRPANAAIRVELRFDMEGRGGSLHMLLPYATIEPIRELLLESFMGEKLGRDPIWENHLATEVWQTDVAVKCVLHETQMPLKRVMKLEIGDTLMFDSRPDSVVSLRCGDFMVSEGRIGRVDDKIAVQVVSPLRRSKTTIAVFDTATPHGLPS from the coding sequence ATGAGCAATGACGATCTCAACCGCGCAGGCGGCGCGCCCAAGGACGAGCCGCTGACCCCGGAGGGGATGGCGGCCGAATGGGCGACCATGCCCGATACGATGGAGGATGACGGCGAGCCGGAAGGCGGTACCGACCGCCTGATGTCGCAAGAAGAAATCGACACGATGCTCGGTTTCTCCGCCGGCGACGACAGGGATGCCCGCAACGGCATCCAGGCGATCGTCGATTCAGGCTCGGTCTCCTACGAACGCCTGCCGATGCTCGAGATCATCTTCGAGCGACTGGTGCGCCTGCTCTCCACCAGCCTGCGCAACTTCTTCACCGACAATGTCGAGGTCTCGCTTGAGAGCATCCGCTCGGTGCGCTTCGGCGACTACATCAACTCGATCTCGCTGCCCTCGATGCTCTCCGTCTTCAAGGCGGAAGAATGGGACAATTTCGGCCTGATCACGATCGACTCGTCGCTGATCTATTCGGTCCTCGACACGATGTTCGGCGGCAAGCGCGGCCAGCCCGCGCCGCGCATCGACGGCCGTCCCTTCACCTCGATCGAGATCAACATGCTCAAGCGCGTCATCGCGCTGATCCTGAGCGACGCCGAGGCCGCCTTCCATCCGCTCTCGCCGGTGAGGTTCACGGTCGACAGAATCGAGTCCAATCCGCGCTTCGTCTCGATCTCGCGGCCGGCCAATGCCGCCATCCGCGTCGAACTGCGCTTCGACATGGAGGGGCGCGGCGGCTCGCTGCACATGCTCCTCCCCTATGCGACGATCGAGCCGATCCGTGAATTGCTGCTCGAAAGCTTCATGGGCGAGAAGCTCGGCCGCGATCCGATCTGGGAGAACCATCTCGCGACCGAAGTCTGGCAGACCGACGTCGCGGTCAAATGCGTGCTGCACGAGACCCAGATGCCGCTCAAGCGCGTCATGAAGCTCGAGATCGGCGACACGCTGATGTTCGATTCGCGCCCTGATTCAGTCGTCTCGCTGCGCTGCGGCGACTTCATGGTCAGCGAAGGCCGGATAGGCCGGGTCGACGACAAGATCGCCGTTCAGGTCGTCAGCCCGCTGCGCCGCTCCAAGACCACCATCGCCGTCTTCGATACCGCCACGCCCCATGGTCTACCCTCCTGA
- a CDS encoding tetratricopeptide repeat protein translates to MLAVVVASRECLGLRIPRSLAVGIGMAALCVAAGLGDAWAASAMLRGETMPAGFGRLALSFDEATPMRIRVSNGILVVAFGAPVTLDVGKIARDLPDYISVARVDPDGRGMRFALSRPYRANLIEAGDKAFIDLLPESWTGLLPGPPPEVITALAERLRVAELRARDADRRPQAPLPPLTLRSAKLPTLERLIFQTPADTTVKPELADGTLKLTFDRPLPVETGSIRPSLPDGVRLVAQDTTADTTQLTLSVPKDWLVRSFREDDGLIVDLLRPIKPAAVTITSLQNPPGEGPRPASAEAARPAGAPERAASADKPIVALAVSTPSAPPPPVIDPTPQTVKIQAVAGAQGSRLDFRFPRPTGAAAFVDAGLVTLVFDTRDTIDPASFKGLLPQLVEHATVTREAKVTLVRLRLATQQLVQLVDDGPTWSLALGEQARKPAEPMAPRRTMDDGGQTVVAVPLPGMTGVHWLEAGPSGLPMAVATAFGPTRAMTKPFQFVEFGLIQTAHGLAVTPRADDIVVRAGTNQALIGRSGGLTVTPDLVAKVEEDGDKPAEKLPPLLDVDLWAKLREGPVREGARALLRDVADASRGRKSEARLALARFYAANGMMPEAAGPLAVLMAEDPAMRGHREALFLKGAIAARMHRDQEAIAGFNAAPIKDDPETGLWRAVVDQRLGRAAAAMLGFRRAEPILDRYPRDIQSRFRVAMARAALATQDMTVAVKQIEMLGELPAGSVDADELALLRAMLDDASGRPEAAMNGYKPLFDVKNRPVAAEAQLRAVRMAQAEKRQDLSPEEQIARLETVSVIWRGGDLEIEALSELSRLYADNQRWRDAFTIARRANENYPDNPLTRRMHDETAQRFAELFSGRGSEQLPRVEALALFYDFKEFLPVGRRGDEITRLLADRLVELDLLDQASEILRYQMDRRLSGAARSTVAARLAMIALMNGKPAEALRALVSTRLVELPGDVNRARLLLEAKALSDLSRTDQALELLEAERGTEVDRLRADVFWTGRRWREAGEAHERMLGESWRGAAALTESERADVMRAAISYVMASEALSLDRLRAKFAGKMAESSDARTFAFVTGANRAKPADIREMARTAAGADTLSDFLKAYRERYPAYATTVRQRPRPGSTAAPAEGETGAAAPSPAAPAPARG, encoded by the coding sequence GTGCTCGCCGTCGTCGTCGCGTCGCGTGAGTGTCTCGGTTTGCGTATCCCGCGTTCCCTAGCCGTCGGTATCGGAATGGCCGCGCTCTGCGTCGCCGCCGGGCTCGGCGACGCCTGGGCGGCAAGCGCCATGCTTCGCGGCGAGACGATGCCGGCCGGCTTCGGCCGTCTCGCGCTGAGTTTCGACGAGGCGACGCCGATGCGGATCCGCGTCTCCAATGGCATCCTGGTCGTCGCCTTCGGCGCGCCGGTCACGCTCGATGTCGGCAAGATCGCCCGCGATCTGCCCGACTACATCTCGGTCGCCCGTGTCGATCCCGATGGCCGCGGTATGCGCTTCGCCCTGTCGCGGCCCTACCGCGCCAATCTGATCGAAGCCGGCGACAAGGCCTTCATCGACCTTCTGCCAGAAAGCTGGACCGGCCTGCTGCCCGGCCCCCCGCCGGAGGTGATCACTGCGCTCGCCGAGCGGCTCCGCGTTGCGGAACTGCGCGCCCGCGATGCCGACCGCAGGCCGCAGGCTCCGCTCCCGCCTCTGACGCTGCGTTCGGCCAAACTGCCGACGCTGGAGCGCCTGATCTTCCAGACGCCGGCCGATACGACCGTTAAGCCCGAGCTGGCCGACGGCACCCTCAAGCTGACCTTCGACCGGCCGCTTCCGGTCGAGACGGGTTCGATCCGCCCGTCGCTGCCCGACGGCGTTCGCCTCGTCGCGCAGGATACGACTGCCGATACGACGCAGCTGACCCTGTCCGTGCCCAAGGACTGGCTGGTCCGGAGCTTCCGCGAAGACGACGGCCTGATCGTCGATCTGCTGCGTCCCATCAAACCGGCGGCCGTCACCATCACCAGCCTCCAGAACCCGCCTGGCGAAGGCCCCAGGCCCGCGAGCGCGGAAGCGGCGAGGCCGGCCGGCGCCCCCGAGAGGGCGGCGTCCGCCGACAAGCCGATCGTCGCCCTGGCCGTATCGACGCCGTCAGCCCCACCGCCGCCGGTGATCGACCCGACGCCGCAGACCGTGAAGATCCAGGCAGTTGCCGGCGCGCAGGGCAGCCGCCTCGATTTCCGCTTTCCGAGACCGACAGGCGCCGCGGCCTTCGTCGATGCCGGCCTCGTAACCCTTGTCTTCGACACCCGCGACACCATCGATCCGGCCAGCTTCAAGGGCCTGCTGCCGCAACTCGTCGAGCACGCCACCGTGACCCGCGAAGCCAAGGTCACGCTGGTCAGGCTGCGGCTCGCGACCCAGCAGCTGGTGCAACTGGTCGATGACGGCCCGACATGGTCGCTGGCGCTGGGCGAACAGGCGCGCAAGCCCGCCGAGCCGATGGCGCCGAGGCGCACCATGGACGACGGCGGCCAGACCGTCGTCGCCGTACCGCTGCCGGGAATGACCGGCGTCCATTGGCTCGAGGCCGGACCGAGCGGACTGCCCATGGCGGTGGCGACGGCGTTCGGGCCGACGCGGGCGATGACGAAGCCGTTCCAGTTCGTCGAGTTCGGCCTGATCCAGACCGCGCACGGCCTCGCCGTCACCCCGCGCGCCGACGACATCGTCGTTCGGGCCGGCACCAATCAGGCGTTGATCGGGCGTTCCGGCGGGTTGACCGTGACGCCCGATCTCGTCGCCAAGGTCGAGGAAGACGGCGACAAGCCGGCCGAGAAGCTCCCGCCGCTTCTCGATGTCGATCTCTGGGCAAAACTGCGCGAGGGGCCGGTGCGTGAAGGCGCGCGCGCCTTGCTGCGCGACGTCGCCGACGCCTCGCGCGGCCGTAAATCCGAAGCTCGGCTCGCTCTGGCGCGCTTTTACGCCGCCAACGGCATGATGCCCGAGGCTGCCGGCCCGCTGGCGGTTTTGATGGCCGAGGACCCGGCCATGCGCGGTCATCGCGAGGCCCTGTTCCTGAAAGGCGCGATCGCGGCCCGGATGCACCGCGACCAGGAAGCGATCGCCGGTTTCAACGCCGCCCCGATCAAGGACGATCCCGAGACCGGCTTGTGGCGCGCGGTGGTCGATCAGCGGCTCGGACGGGCGGCGGCCGCCATGCTCGGCTTCCGCCGGGCCGAGCCGATCCTCGACCGCTATCCCAGGGACATCCAGTCGCGCTTCCGGGTCGCGATGGCGCGTGCCGCGCTCGCCACGCAGGACATGACCGTCGCGGTAAAGCAGATCGAGATGCTGGGCGAACTGCCTGCCGGCAGCGTCGATGCCGACGAGCTCGCCCTGCTGCGCGCCATGCTCGACGATGCCAGCGGCCGGCCGGAGGCGGCGATGAACGGCTACAAGCCGCTCTTCGACGTGAAGAACCGGCCCGTCGCCGCCGAAGCGCAGCTGCGCGCAGTCAGGATGGCACAAGCCGAGAAGCGCCAGGACCTTTCGCCGGAGGAGCAGATAGCGCGGCTGGAGACCGTTTCGGTCATCTGGCGCGGCGGCGATCTCGAAATCGAGGCGCTGTCGGAGCTGTCGCGTCTTTATGCCGACAATCAGCGCTGGCGCGACGCCTTCACGATCGCAAGGCGCGCCAACGAGAACTATCCCGACAATCCGCTGACCCGGCGGATGCATGACGAGACCGCGCAGCGCTTCGCCGAGCTGTTCAGCGGTCGCGGCAGCGAGCAATTGCCGCGGGTCGAGGCGCTGGCGCTGTTCTACGACTTCAAGGAATTCCTGCCGGTCGGGCGGCGTGGTGACGAGATCACCCGCCTGCTCGCAGACCGGCTGGTCGAGCTCGACCTGCTCGACCAGGCAAGCGAAATCCTGCGCTACCAGATGGACCGGCGCCTGAGCGGGGCCGCACGCTCGACGGTCGCCGCACGGCTGGCGATGATCGCCCTGATGAACGGCAAGCCGGCCGAGGCCCTGCGCGCGCTCGTCTCGACCAGGCTCGTCGAACTGCCCGGCGACGTGAACCGCGCCCGCCTCCTGCTCGAAGCGAAGGCCCTCTCGGACCTCTCGCGGACCGATCAGGCGCTCGAACTGCTCGAGGCCGAGCGCGGCACCGAGGTCGACCGCCTGCGGGCCGACGTCTTCTGGACCGGCCGCCGCTGGCGCGAGGCGGGCGAGGCCCATGAACGGATGCTCGGCGAAAGCTGGCGCGGCGCCGCTGCACTGACCGAGAGTGAACGCGCCGACGTCATGCGCGCCGCGATCTCCTATGTCATGGCCAGCGAAGCCCTTTCGCTCGACCGATTGCGTGCGAAATTCGCCGGCAAGATGGCCGAGAGCAGCGATGCGCGGACCTTCGCCTTCGTCACCGGCGCCAACCGGGCCAAACCCGCCGACATCCGCGAGATGGCCCGCACGGCGGCTGGCGCCGACACGCTGTCGGATTTCCTGAAAGCCTATCGCGAACGCTATCCGGCCTATGCGACGACGGTGCGCCAGCGGCCGAGGCCGGGCAGCACGGCAGCTCCTGCCGAGGGCGAGACCGGAGCGGCCGCTCCGTCTCCAGCGGCGCCTGCTCCAGCGCGCGGCTGA